In Synergistota bacterium, a single window of DNA contains:
- the yihA gene encoding ribosome biogenesis GTP-binding protein YihA/YsxC, with the protein MVSAYLPEDIPSDFGLPEVAIAGRSNVGKSSFINVLLGQRLAKVSSTPGKTRSINFYLIDNRFILVDLPGYGYAKVPLEERKRWAKLVEAYVRGREALKLFLQIIDIRHIPMDSDLRLYEWIGSLGYKVAFIFTKVDKLSKSEVMEQLKFAKRFFPVEEENYVLFSALTGEGKKEAWILINRLLFGKGGE; encoded by the coding sequence TTGGTCAGTGCCTATCTGCCTGAAGATATTCCTTCAGACTTTGGTCTTCCTGAAGTAGCGATAGCTGGGAGATCAAACGTTGGAAAATCTTCTTTTATAAATGTTCTTCTTGGACAGAGGTTGGCGAAGGTTAGCTCTACACCGGGTAAGACTCGCTCTATTAATTTCTATCTGATAGATAACAGGTTTATTCTTGTAGACTTGCCTGGATATGGATATGCTAAGGTTCCATTAGAGGAAAGAAAGCGATGGGCTAAACTCGTTGAGGCATATGTTAGAGGAAGGGAAGCCCTAAAGTTATTCCTTCAGATCATAGATATAAGACACATTCCTATGGATAGCGATTTAAGGCTATATGAGTGGATAGGAAGCCTAGGATACAAGGTAGCTTTTATTTTTACTAAAGTAGATAAGCTTTCTAAATCGGAGGTTATGGAACAGCTAAAATTTGCTAAAAGGTTTTTCCCTGTAGAAGAGGAAAACTATGTTTTATTTTCTGCTTTAACTGGTGAAGGCAAGAAAGAAGCATGGATTCTTATAAATAGATTGCTTTTTGGGAAGGGAGGAGAGTAA